From Cytophagales bacterium, the proteins below share one genomic window:
- a CDS encoding sensor histidine kinase — translation MKVAISFLFTALYISSIAQVPSDSLLRSWVQGFRTHYYSDTAKSNAYVDSIKSQLVDRTDTALYWEAQYLGYSAYINARTADFERMLPKLIRARKLLMQVGTEQELQDMNSRIGTAYITAKTYDSALTYVKLALEGNQKLGNESRVNRVLGDLFIIYFYKGEYEQALDYILEHVNKSLQLSDTTILPQAYTNLAATYFRLDKVDSSHKYHLKSLYWSQFRGSLVDLGYCYLNLGEIHSTKDNLDSALFYHQKAQEAFESIDFKTGLTSNSLNLGKLYEKTGALAQALQYTQISARMAEEIGDLALLRDALEVEVRLHKIREDYLSALAVTERASNIQDSLDTQLNQQEMDELITQYETREKQQKIDLQTAQLAAQEKTLQLNRVLLIASLLIILLIIAIALLIHNRTKKKQEAQLQQERLNARESEIRATVASQEKERARYARDLHDGFGQMISILTMNLKSLAPNTKPDERQEVFDASEQLLKDMYKELKSICFDLMPHTLVQHGLTEAVNEFSARVNQSGQVRIETNYFGIEDRLADVQEIAFYRIIQEWINNILKHSDARKVTIQLTRDDSEITLMIEDDGSSIDQQRLFHGSGNGWKNLQARTNLIQGTLELESTTGVKGNSLILNAPSQFDLHPTPQNTLSTV, via the coding sequence ATGAAAGTCGCCATTTCATTTCTATTCACTGCCTTATACATCAGCTCCATCGCTCAAGTTCCTTCTGATAGCCTGCTACGAAGTTGGGTCCAGGGTTTTCGAACGCATTACTACAGCGATACGGCTAAAAGCAATGCTTATGTGGATTCCATCAAATCACAGCTGGTAGATCGTACTGACACGGCCCTTTACTGGGAAGCACAGTACCTGGGGTATTCGGCATATATCAATGCAAGAACTGCAGATTTTGAACGGATGTTGCCCAAGTTGATCCGAGCTCGGAAACTTCTGATGCAAGTAGGAACAGAGCAGGAATTGCAAGACATGAATTCCCGAATCGGGACGGCTTACATCACCGCAAAAACTTACGATTCAGCACTTACCTATGTGAAATTGGCACTGGAGGGCAATCAAAAACTAGGCAACGAATCTCGCGTCAACCGCGTGCTTGGGGACCTGTTCATTATCTATTTTTATAAAGGAGAATATGAACAGGCGCTGGATTATATCCTGGAACACGTGAATAAATCGCTGCAGCTATCCGATACTACCATCCTACCGCAAGCCTATACCAATTTGGCAGCCACTTATTTCCGTCTCGATAAAGTCGATTCCTCACATAAGTATCACCTAAAATCATTGTACTGGTCACAGTTTCGAGGGTCTCTGGTCGACCTGGGCTATTGTTATCTGAACCTCGGAGAGATCCATAGCACCAAAGACAATCTAGACAGTGCGTTGTTCTATCACCAAAAAGCACAGGAAGCTTTTGAATCCATTGATTTCAAAACAGGGCTGACCAGTAATAGCCTGAACCTCGGCAAACTCTATGAAAAAACCGGAGCTCTTGCTCAAGCATTACAATACACCCAGATTTCTGCCCGAATGGCGGAAGAAATAGGAGATCTGGCCCTACTCCGAGATGCCCTTGAAGTAGAAGTACGTTTACACAAAATACGAGAAGATTATTTATCCGCGCTGGCGGTTACTGAAAGAGCCAGCAACATTCAGGATTCTTTAGATACCCAGCTCAACCAGCAGGAAATGGATGAATTGATTACCCAATATGAAACCCGTGAAAAGCAGCAAAAAATTGACCTGCAAACCGCGCAATTAGCTGCTCAAGAGAAGACCTTACAACTAAATCGAGTCTTACTGATTGCCTCCCTCCTGATCATATTACTGATTATAGCCATTGCTCTGTTAATCCACAACCGCACGAAGAAAAAGCAAGAAGCGCAGCTGCAACAGGAACGCCTAAATGCACGGGAATCTGAGATACGTGCGACGGTGGCTTCACAGGAAAAAGAACGGGCCCGTTATGCCAGAGATCTTCACGATGGATTCGGGCAAATGATCTCAATCCTAACCATGAATCTCAAAAGTTTGGCCCCAAATACTAAACCCGATGAAAGACAAGAAGTCTTTGACGCTTCGGAGCAATTACTCAAAGACATGTACAAGGAATTGAAGAGCATTTGTTTCGATCTAATGCCTCACACCTTAGTACAACATGGTTTAACTGAAGCCGTCAATGAATTCTCGGCAAGGGTCAACCAGAGTGGGCAAGTCAGGATCGAAACCAATTATTTCGGAATAGAAGATAGACTTGCCGATGTACAGGAGATCGCATTTTATCGCATCATACAAGAATGGATCAACAATATCCTGAAGCATTCAGATGCTCGTAAGGTGACTATCCAACTAACCAGAGATGATTCAGAGATCACACTAATGATCGAAGATGATGGTAGCAGCATCGATCAACAGCGACTCTTCCATGGATCGGGCAATGGCTGGAAAAACCTTCAGGCCCGAACCAACCTGATCCAGGGAACCTTGGAATTGGAATCAACGACCGGTGTAAAAGGCAATTCTCTGATCTTAAATGCACCGAGTCAATTTGACCTTCATCCCACACCTCAAAATACCCTCTCCACGGTATAG
- a CDS encoding response regulator transcription factor, whose product MKIFLTDDHTILLSGLVKILSLEDGLEVVGSATSIQETYDKLTRVTPDILITDYNLPDGDGLTLIRKVKRKYPSIKIIVLSMHDEAHLVQEILKEGISGYLLKKDSHSELINAIHAAAQGQVYLSSDINKLLISGLHGLNDQKLLTDREREVLTLIAQEYTNKKIAEELFISERTVETHRKNIFRKTQTHNLVGLIKYAYANNLI is encoded by the coding sequence ATGAAGATTTTCTTAACTGACGACCACACCATTTTACTCAGTGGCCTTGTGAAAATCCTGTCACTAGAAGATGGATTGGAAGTTGTTGGATCTGCTACCTCCATACAGGAGACCTATGACAAACTTACTCGTGTTACACCTGATATTCTCATCACAGACTATAACCTTCCGGATGGAGACGGGCTCACGCTCATCAGAAAAGTCAAACGGAAATATCCCTCTATCAAGATCATCGTATTAAGCATGCACGATGAGGCACACCTGGTTCAGGAAATATTAAAAGAAGGTATTTCGGGCTATTTATTGAAAAAGGACTCACATTCGGAATTGATCAATGCGATCCACGCTGCTGCTCAAGGGCAGGTTTATTTAAGTTCTGATATCAATAAGCTTCTAATATCGGGTCTGCATGGACTGAATGATCAGAAACTTCTTACGGATCGTGAACGAGAAGTACTCACACTGATTGCACAGGAATACACCAATAAAAAGATCGCTGAGGAATTATTCATTTCCGAGCGAACAGTAGAAACACACCGCAAAAACATCTTCAGGAAAACCCAGACGCATAATCTGGTTGGGTTGATCAAGTATGCTTATGCGAATAATTTGATTTAG
- a CDS encoding P-loop NTPase fold protein produces the protein MANIPIIADVPAHNPGLGFPEYAAALTSAIKGGEPARFTIGLYGPWGSGKSSLLSALRNILEEDKGVIPVMFDAWRYEKSPQLIVPLLHKIFRALKDHKDKSLSETVSKALKSIMFSFKFNVGGLEVGVDKEKLQKALGDDLMPLDEAFSKPYEELQKLSKSLKDERIVVLIDDLDRCSPDAVVSILESIKLVMDLPGFIFVLALDYDVLIHAVKEKYPHVSADVYLHKIIQIPFRVPPLDLEGQNFVRELIPNWDRLQDQLSDDFVEEIRTIATMSLNSNPRQIKRLVNSFLLLDSVVKQREVNYDQIRLLSILAFQLRWPSNFYDFQDAVFAGDDDPLKKLREDEEEPELQRFISHYYKGSIPISELKNLLQLTEVVSSQEQKSESATANSLTDAREINREGFPAELGEKGFEKSPRSDKLYYNSSLPKLRVSIGKHVIRLEQKDKKGRWDLSSSFLLSKETEKALKALDQMVKAYK, from the coding sequence ATGGCTAATATTCCAATTATCGCCGATGTGCCGGCACATAATCCGGGCCTTGGTTTCCCAGAGTATGCAGCAGCTTTGACCAGTGCCATCAAAGGTGGAGAACCCGCTCGATTTACCATCGGACTTTATGGTCCATGGGGCAGCGGTAAATCCTCTCTGTTAAGTGCCCTCCGAAATATTCTGGAAGAAGACAAAGGTGTCATTCCGGTCATGTTTGATGCCTGGCGATACGAAAAGTCACCCCAATTGATCGTTCCGTTACTACACAAAATCTTTAGGGCCTTAAAAGACCATAAGGACAAAAGCCTGTCGGAAACTGTCTCAAAGGCATTGAAATCGATCATGTTCAGTTTTAAGTTCAATGTCGGTGGCCTTGAAGTAGGTGTAGATAAGGAAAAGCTTCAAAAAGCACTGGGTGATGACCTGATGCCGCTGGACGAGGCATTCTCGAAACCATACGAAGAGCTGCAGAAGCTGTCCAAGTCATTGAAAGATGAACGCATCGTTGTACTTATTGACGACCTGGACCGCTGTTCACCTGACGCGGTAGTTTCTATTCTTGAATCCATCAAATTAGTGATGGACCTTCCGGGTTTCATCTTTGTGCTTGCCCTCGATTATGATGTATTGATCCATGCCGTAAAAGAGAAGTACCCGCACGTTTCTGCCGATGTTTATTTGCACAAGATCATTCAAATACCCTTCAGGGTGCCTCCTTTAGACTTGGAAGGGCAAAATTTTGTCCGGGAACTCATTCCGAATTGGGATCGTCTGCAAGATCAACTCTCTGATGATTTTGTAGAGGAGATCAGGACCATCGCCACAATGAGTTTAAATTCAAACCCCAGACAGATCAAACGTCTGGTCAATTCCTTCTTATTGCTGGACAGTGTCGTAAAACAGCGAGAAGTCAATTACGACCAGATCCGATTATTGTCGATACTGGCTTTTCAGCTTCGCTGGCCCAGTAACTTCTACGATTTTCAGGATGCCGTATTTGCCGGAGATGACGATCCTTTGAAAAAACTGCGTGAGGACGAAGAAGAACCTGAATTACAACGATTCATCTCACATTACTATAAAGGATCGATCCCTATATCGGAACTCAAAAATCTCCTTCAACTCACGGAAGTGGTTTCTTCTCAAGAGCAGAAAAGTGAGTCCGCCACGGCTAATAGTCTCACGGATGCCCGCGAGATCAATCGAGAAGGATTTCCTGCAGAGCTAGGGGAAAAGGGATTTGAAAAAAGCCCGCGAAGTGACAAACTCTACTACAACAGTAGTTTACCCAAGCTGAGGGTGTCTATTGGGAAACATGTTATCCGACTTGAACAAAAAGACAAAAAAGGTCGCTGGGATCTTTCCTCATCGTTCCTGCTGTCTAAAGAAACGGAAAAAGCATTGAAAGCACTTGATCAAATGGTGAAAGCGTACAAGTAA